One genomic window of Sphingomonas sp. C3-2 includes the following:
- a CDS encoding cation diffusion facilitator family transporter: MASDRPHVHDPAHDDHDHADHGHDHAHSHGHGHSHAPTSFGTAFAIAITLNALFVVIEAAAGFWTGSMALLADAGHNLSDVLGLIVAWTGATLAKRPASKRFTYGLRGSTILAAMLNALFLLVAIGAIALEAIQRFGNPHPVAGATVIWVAAAGIAINAGTALLFLKGRHSDLNIRGAYLHMAADAGVSAGVVLAGIAILYTGAQWIDPAISLVIAAVIFWGTWGLLNDSVALSLAGVPAQIDPDRVEQELLDTPGVTRVHDLHIWAMSTTEAALTAHILVPGGHPGDAFLDDIATRLSRNFGIRHSTIQVETGDGSPCRMEAAGCI, from the coding sequence ATGGCATCGGATCGGCCCCATGTTCACGACCCTGCGCATGACGATCACGATCATGCGGACCACGGCCATGATCATGCGCATAGCCATGGTCACGGCCACTCGCATGCCCCCACCAGCTTCGGCACCGCCTTCGCCATCGCGATCACGCTCAACGCGCTGTTCGTCGTGATCGAGGCGGCGGCCGGGTTCTGGACCGGCTCGATGGCGCTGCTCGCCGATGCGGGGCACAATCTGTCCGATGTGCTCGGCCTCATCGTCGCCTGGACGGGGGCAACGCTTGCGAAACGCCCCGCGTCCAAACGCTTCACCTATGGGCTGCGCGGATCGACGATCCTCGCCGCGATGCTCAACGCGCTCTTCCTGCTCGTCGCGATCGGCGCGATCGCGCTCGAGGCGATCCAGCGTTTCGGCAATCCCCACCCGGTTGCCGGCGCCACCGTCATCTGGGTGGCGGCCGCCGGCATCGCCATCAACGCGGGCACCGCGCTCCTTTTCCTGAAGGGGCGCCACAGCGATCTCAACATTCGCGGCGCCTATCTTCACATGGCCGCCGATGCGGGTGTCTCGGCGGGCGTCGTGCTCGCCGGAATCGCGATCCTGTATACTGGCGCGCAGTGGATCGATCCGGCGATCAGCCTCGTCATCGCCGCCGTCATCTTCTGGGGCACCTGGGGACTGCTGAACGATTCGGTCGCGCTGTCGCTCGCCGGCGTGCCCGCGCAGATCGATCCTGACCGGGTCGAGCAGGAACTGCTCGATACCCCCGGCGTCACCCGTGTCCACGATCTGCATATCTGGGCGATGAGCACCACCGAGGCAGCGCTCACCGCGCATATCCTCGTCCCCGGCGGGCATCCGGGCGATGCGTTTCTCGACGATATCGCCACGCGGCTGTCCCGCAATTTCGGGATCCGGCACAGCACCATCCAGGTCGAAACCGGGGACGGCAGCCCCTGCCGGATGGAAGCAGCGGGCTGTATCTAG
- the hisH gene encoding imidazole glycerol phosphate synthase subunit HisH, producing the protein MSDRIALIDYGAGNLHSVHNALKAAGASTVAVTADPAAVLAADRIVLPGVGAFAACASALAAIPGMRAALDEAVLAKARPFLGICVGMQLLADRGEEFGGEAGLGWIPGTVKQLTPADPACKVPHMGWNDVLPATPHPLITAGEAYYLHSFYFDAANPAHVVATSDHGGPVTAAVARDTIIGVQFHPEKSQQYGLDFLARFLEWQP; encoded by the coding sequence GTGTCTGACCGGATCGCGCTGATCGATTACGGCGCCGGCAATCTCCATTCGGTCCACAATGCGCTGAAGGCGGCGGGGGCGAGCACCGTCGCCGTCACCGCCGACCCGGCAGCGGTTCTGGCGGCGGACCGCATCGTGCTTCCCGGCGTCGGCGCCTTTGCCGCCTGTGCTTCGGCGCTGGCCGCGATTCCGGGCATGCGTGCGGCGCTCGACGAAGCCGTGCTCGCCAAGGCGCGCCCCTTTCTCGGCATTTGCGTCGGCATGCAGTTGCTTGCCGACCGCGGCGAGGAATTTGGCGGTGAAGCCGGGCTTGGCTGGATTCCGGGCACGGTCAAGCAGCTCACCCCCGCCGATCCGGCGTGCAAGGTGCCGCATATGGGCTGGAACGATGTTCTACCGGCCACCCCGCACCCGCTGATCACGGCGGGCGAGGCCTATTATCTGCACAGCTTCTATTTCGACGCCGCCAACCCCGCCCATGTCGTCGCGACGAGCGATCATGGCGGTCCGGTCACCGCCGCCGTCGCGCGCGACACGATCATCGGCGTCCAGTTCCATCCCGAAAAGAGCCAGCAATACGGGCTCGATTTCCTCGCCCGTTTTCTGGAGTGGCAACCATGA
- a CDS encoding adenosine kinase, with product MSDPQYDIVAIGNAIVDVLAQTDDAFIAEEGMAKGTMQLLFSTEEAEALYAKMGVGREVSGGSAANTVAGVAALGGKAGFIGQVADDQLGAVFAHDIRAQGVAFDTVARTEAEPTTARCLIFVTPDGQRTMNTYLGASQFLPAAALDAELIQAGAILYLEGYLWDPAEPRAAMRKAIELARGAGRKVAFTLSDTFCISRHRDDFVKLLEDGDVDILFANEAEIMSLNETEDFEAAVAATAPKVPLLVVTRSEKGALAIAGGERVEVAAEPIDKVVDTTGAGDLFAAGFLTGQAQGRSVRDSLTLGAMCAAEIISHYGARPEVDLKALAAKRFG from the coding sequence TTGAGCGATCCGCAATATGACATCGTCGCGATCGGCAACGCCATCGTCGACGTGCTGGCGCAGACCGATGACGCCTTCATCGCCGAAGAAGGCATGGCCAAGGGCACGATGCAGCTGCTCTTTTCGACCGAGGAAGCCGAAGCGCTCTACGCCAAGATGGGCGTTGGCCGCGAGGTGAGCGGCGGTTCGGCGGCGAACACCGTGGCGGGCGTCGCGGCGCTGGGCGGCAAGGCGGGTTTCATCGGCCAGGTGGCCGACGACCAGCTGGGCGCGGTGTTCGCGCACGACATCCGCGCGCAGGGCGTGGCGTTCGACACGGTGGCGCGCACCGAGGCCGAGCCGACCACCGCGCGCTGCCTGATCTTCGTCACCCCCGACGGCCAGCGCACGATGAACACCTATCTGGGCGCGTCGCAGTTCCTGCCCGCCGCCGCGCTGGACGCCGAGCTGATCCAGGCCGGCGCGATCCTGTATCTCGAAGGCTATCTCTGGGATCCGGCCGAGCCGCGCGCGGCGATGCGCAAGGCGATCGAACTGGCGCGCGGCGCGGGCCGCAAGGTCGCGTTCACGCTGTCGGATACCTTCTGCATCTCGCGCCACCGCGACGATTTCGTGAAGCTGCTCGAAGACGGTGATGTCGACATCCTGTTCGCCAATGAGGCGGAAATCATGTCGCTCAACGAAACCGAGGATTTCGAGGCAGCGGTGGCCGCGACGGCGCCCAAGGTGCCGCTGCTGGTGGTCACCCGCAGCGAAAAGGGCGCCCTGGCGATTGCCGGCGGCGAGCGCGTCGAAGTGGCGGCCGAGCCGATCGACAAGGTCGTCGACACCACCGGCGCGGGCGATCTGTTCGCGGCAGGCTTCCTGACCGGGCAGGCGCAGGGGCGTTCGGTGCGCGACAGCCTGACCTTGGGCGCGATGTGCGCGGCCGAGATCATCTCGCATTACGGCGCGCGTCCCGAAGTGGACCTGAAGGCGCTGGCCGCCAAGCGTTTCGGCTGA
- the hisF gene encoding imidazole glycerol phosphate synthase subunit HisF, whose translation MTVRARVIPCLDVAGGRVVKGVNFVDLRDAGDPVESARAYDAAGADELCFLDISASHEGRGTLIDMVRRTAEVCFMPLTVGGGVRSADDARTLLLAGADKVAVNSAAVSRPEVVADIAERFGSQCIVASVDARQVEPGRWEIFTHGGRRETGIDAVEHAIRLASLGAGELLVTSMDRDGTRDGYDLALIRTIADAVSVPVVASGGVGALDHLVAGITEGHASAVLAASIFHFGQHSVAEAHAALAAAGIPVRRPVQHA comes from the coding sequence ATGACGGTCCGGGCGCGCGTCATCCCCTGTCTCGACGTGGCAGGCGGCCGCGTCGTCAAGGGTGTCAATTTCGTCGACCTGCGCGATGCGGGCGATCCGGTCGAATCCGCGCGCGCCTATGATGCGGCGGGCGCGGACGAGCTGTGCTTTCTCGATATTTCCGCCAGCCATGAAGGCCGCGGCACGCTGATCGACATGGTCCGCCGCACCGCCGAGGTCTGCTTCATGCCGCTCACGGTGGGCGGCGGCGTGCGCAGCGCCGATGATGCGCGCACGCTGCTCCTCGCCGGGGCCGACAAGGTCGCCGTCAACAGCGCCGCCGTCTCGCGGCCCGAGGTTGTCGCCGATATTGCCGAGCGTTTCGGCAGCCAGTGCATCGTCGCCTCGGTCGACGCGCGCCAGGTCGAACCCGGCCGCTGGGAAATCTTCACCCATGGCGGGCGCCGCGAAACCGGGATCGACGCGGTCGAACACGCTATCAGGCTGGCAAGCCTTGGGGCGGGCGAACTGCTCGTCACCTCGATGGACCGTGACGGCACGCGCGACGGTTATGATCTTGCGCTCATCCGCACCATCGCCGATGCCGTCAGCGTCCCCGTGGTCGCCAGCGGCGGCGTCGGCGCGCTCGATCATCTCGTCGCCGGCATCACCGAGGGCCATGCCAGCGCGGTGCTCGCCGCATCGATCTTCCATTTCGGGCAGCACAGCGTGGCCGAGGCGCATGCCGCGCTCGCCGCCGCCGGCATCCCCGTCCGCCGCCCGGTCCAACATGCTTGA
- the fumC gene encoding class II fumarate hydratase translates to MVQTRTETDSIGAIEVPADAYWGAQTQRSIENFPFGDSERMPIGIVHALALVKQAAARVNRRHGLDPAIAGAIEQAAAEVHDGRLDAQFPLVIWQTGSGTQSNMNANEVIAGRANEILAGTRGGKTPVHPNDDVNRGQSSNDSFPTALHVAAALAVTRTLLPALDRLYGAIETKAAAWRDLVKIGRTHLQDATPLTLGQEFSGYAAQLAACRERIDHVVRHDVLKLAQGGTAVGTGLNAPEGFDHAFCAEMAALTGLDFEPAPNKFEALASNDALVQLSATLATLAVALNKIANDIRLLGSGPRSGLGELILPANEPGSSIMPGKVNPTQNEMLTMVAAQVVGNHQAVTIGGLQGHLELNVFKPMIGANVLRSIALLATGMTSFAERAVDGLEPDRKRIAELVDRSLMLVTALAPEIGYDNAAKIAKYAHEQGLSLREAGLALGLVDAERFDRVVKPETMIGR, encoded by the coding sequence ATGGTGCAAACCCGGACCGAAACCGACAGCATCGGCGCGATCGAAGTGCCGGCCGACGCCTATTGGGGCGCTCAGACCCAGCGTTCGATTGAAAATTTCCCCTTTGGCGACAGCGAACGCATGCCGATCGGCATCGTGCACGCGCTGGCGCTGGTGAAGCAGGCGGCCGCACGGGTGAACCGGCGGCACGGGCTGGACCCCGCGATTGCCGGTGCGATCGAACAGGCGGCGGCCGAGGTGCATGACGGGCGGCTGGACGCGCAGTTTCCGCTCGTCATCTGGCAGACGGGGTCGGGCACGCAATCGAACATGAACGCCAATGAGGTGATTGCCGGGCGCGCCAACGAGATTCTGGCGGGTACCCGCGGCGGCAAGACCCCGGTGCACCCCAATGACGATGTCAATCGCGGGCAAAGTTCGAACGACAGTTTCCCGACCGCGCTGCACGTGGCGGCGGCGCTGGCGGTGACGCGCACGCTGCTCCCCGCGCTCGACCGGCTGTACGGCGCGATCGAGACCAAGGCGGCGGCGTGGCGCGATCTGGTGAAGATCGGGCGCACGCATTTGCAGGACGCGACGCCGCTGACGCTGGGGCAGGAATTTTCGGGCTATGCCGCGCAACTGGCGGCGTGCCGCGAACGGATCGACCATGTCGTGCGCCACGATGTGCTGAAGCTGGCGCAGGGGGGCACGGCGGTGGGCACCGGGCTGAACGCGCCCGAGGGGTTCGACCACGCATTTTGCGCCGAAATGGCCGCGCTGACCGGGCTCGATTTCGAACCAGCGCCCAACAAGTTCGAGGCATTGGCCTCGAATGACGCGCTGGTGCAGCTTTCCGCCACGCTCGCGACGCTGGCCGTGGCGCTCAACAAGATCGCGAACGATATCCGGCTGCTCGGCTCCGGGCCCAGATCGGGGCTGGGCGAACTGATCCTGCCCGCCAATGAGCCGGGCAGTTCGATCATGCCGGGCAAGGTGAACCCCACCCAGAACGAGATGCTGACGATGGTGGCGGCGCAAGTTGTGGGCAATCATCAGGCGGTGACGATCGGCGGGCTGCAGGGCCATCTGGAACTGAACGTGTTCAAGCCGATGATCGGCGCCAATGTGCTCCGATCGATCGCGCTGCTGGCGACGGGGATGACGAGCTTTGCCGAACGCGCGGTGGATGGGCTGGAACCCGATCGCAAGCGGATTGCCGAACTGGTGGACCGATCGCTGATGCTGGTGACCGCGCTGGCGCCCGAAATCGGCTATGACAATGCCGCCAAGATCGCCAAATATGCGCATGAGCAGGGGCTTAGCCTGCGCGAGGCCGGGCTGGCGCTGGGCCTGGTGGATGCGGAGCGCTTTGACCGGGTGGTGAAACCCGAGACGATGATCGGGCGTTAG
- a CDS encoding EI24 domain-containing protein, whose amino-acid sequence MIRAFALSLGQLFDKAILSILLRVVALTLFFFLIFAALLWWGADRAADHYGWGRSGDVAAAIGAVVTGGLAAWLLFRVVAVTILNLFADSVVEAVERKTYPQALAQARPVGLATSLRMALASAARAIGLNLLLLPLYVALLFTGGIGTALVFFIANALLLGRDLGEMVAVRHLDRGAIRAWLATTRAQRFTLGLVATGLFVVPVANLAAPILGAAMATHLFHGRKS is encoded by the coding sequence ATGATCCGCGCTTTCGCCCTGTCGCTCGGCCAGCTTTTCGACAAGGCGATCCTGTCGATCCTGCTCCGTGTCGTGGCACTCACCCTGTTCTTTTTCCTCATTTTTGCCGCTTTGCTCTGGTGGGGGGCGGACCGCGCAGCCGATCATTATGGCTGGGGCCGCTCGGGCGATGTCGCGGCGGCGATCGGCGCGGTCGTGACGGGCGGGCTCGCCGCGTGGCTGCTGTTCCGCGTCGTCGCGGTCACCATCCTCAACCTCTTCGCGGATTCGGTGGTCGAGGCGGTCGAACGCAAAACTTATCCACAGGCGCTCGCCCAGGCCCGCCCGGTGGGGCTTGCCACGTCGCTGCGCATGGCGCTCGCCTCGGCGGCGCGCGCGATCGGGCTCAACCTTTTGCTGCTGCCGCTCTATGTCGCGCTGCTCTTCACCGGCGGGATCGGCACCGCGCTTGTCTTCTTCATCGCCAATGCGCTGCTGCTCGGGCGCGATCTCGGTGAAATGGTGGCGGTCCGCCATCTCGATCGTGGGGCAATCCGGGCATGGCTCGCGACGACCCGCGCCCAGCGCTTTACGCTCGGGCTTGTCGCGACGGGGTTGTTTGTGGTTCCTGTCGCCAATCTTGCCGCCCCCATTCTCGGGGCAGCCATGGCAACCCATCTGTTCCACGGGAGAAAATCATGA
- a CDS encoding histidine triad nucleotide-binding protein encodes MPIDATRPYDHDNVFAKILRGEIPNKTVYEDDYALAFHDINPQAPTHILVIPKGAYVSWDDFTANAPDGDVVGFIRAVGHVAREAGLVAPGYRLLANAGLDAHQEVPHLHVHIFAGRPLGPMLAHPHE; translated from the coding sequence ATGCCGATCGACGCCACGCGCCCCTATGATCACGACAATGTGTTCGCCAAGATCCTGCGCGGGGAAATCCCCAACAAGACGGTCTATGAAGACGATTATGCGCTGGCGTTCCACGACATCAATCCGCAGGCGCCCACCCATATCCTCGTCATCCCCAAGGGCGCCTATGTGTCGTGGGACGATTTCACCGCCAATGCGCCCGACGGTGACGTGGTGGGCTTCATTCGCGCGGTCGGCCATGTCGCGCGCGAAGCAGGTCTGGTTGCCCCCGGCTACCGCCTGCTCGCCAATGCCGGGCTCGATGCGCATCAGGAGGTGCCACACCTCCATGTCCATATTTTTGCCGGTCGCCCGCTCGGCCCGATGCTCGCGCACCCACACGAATAA
- the gmk gene encoding guanylate kinase, translating to MADKNPSDPHGFKRRGVLFVLSSPSGAGKSTIARKLLASDDGLSMSVSATTRPIRPGEQDGVDYHFVDLEKFREMATNHEFLEWAHVFDNRYGTPRAPVEEMLSAGRDVLFDIDWQGAQQLYQLAGGDVVRVFILPPSMVELERRLRGRGTDSDEVIDRRMARAAGEIAHWDSYDYVLVNDDAEQCFEKVRTILQAERLKRSRQTGLIGFIRKLQS from the coding sequence ATGGCCGACAAGAACCCATCCGATCCCCATGGCTTCAAGCGCCGTGGCGTGCTTTTCGTTCTTTCCTCGCCCTCGGGCGCGGGCAAATCCACCATCGCGCGCAAGCTGCTGGCGTCGGATGACGGGCTGTCGATGTCGGTTTCGGCGACGACGCGTCCTATCCGCCCCGGCGAGCAGGACGGGGTCGATTATCATTTCGTCGATCTCGAGAAGTTTCGCGAAATGGCGACGAACCATGAATTCCTCGAATGGGCGCATGTGTTCGACAACCGCTATGGCACGCCGCGCGCGCCGGTTGAGGAAATGCTGAGCGCGGGCCGCGACGTGCTGTTCGATATCGACTGGCAGGGCGCGCAGCAGCTGTACCAGCTGGCGGGCGGCGACGTGGTGCGCGTGTTCATCCTGCCGCCCTCGATGGTCGAGCTGGAACGCCGCCTGCGCGGCCGCGGCACCGACAGCGACGAGGTGATCGATCGCCGCATGGCACGCGCCGCCGGCGAAATCGCGCACTGGGACAGCTATGACTATGTTCTGGTGAACGACGATGCCGAGCAGTGCTTCGAAAAGGTGCGCACGATCCTGCAGGCCGAACGGCTGAAGCGCAGCCGCCAGACCGGGCTCATTGGTTTCATCCGCAAGCTGCAGAGCTGA
- a CDS encoding amino acid permease, with protein MIFGRVKPLDAILATAEKKSLHRSLGALQLTLLGVGAIIGTGIFVLTSEAAQKAGPGMMISFIIAGAVCAVAALCYSELASMVPVSGSAYTYTYAVMGELLAWLVGWALVLEYAVAASAVSVGWSGYFVGQMRGWFGVELPFELVNGPFAGGIINLPAVVIALLITALLVRGTTESARVNAVLVAIKVTALTAFIILALPVMKMENFQPFLPLGWASGDGAGVIGAAASIFFAYVGFDAVSTAAEETKNPQRNVPLGLLGSLAICTIFYMLVAAGAIGSPLGSQPVMSAMGEWLAPGSTGLADRCKELAGMGQEPLSCSKEALAHVLREIGYLNFGNLIGLAAFLALPSVILVMIYGQTRMFFVMSRDGLLPERLSNVHPKWKTPHIITCITGVGVTLAAAFLPVGKLADIANAGTLFAFCAVAIAVVLLRRKEPTRHRPFRTPALWLVAPATLIGCVVLYWRLPFDAKMVLPIWGGVGLLLYFAYGYRKSHLGRGLIEVHETDRDAPPQPVPPLPDL; from the coding sequence ATGATATTCGGGCGCGTAAAGCCGCTGGACGCCATTCTCGCTACCGCCGAAAAGAAATCGCTGCACCGGTCGCTGGGGGCGCTTCAGCTCACCCTGCTCGGTGTCGGCGCAATCATCGGGACCGGTATTTTCGTTCTGACTTCCGAGGCCGCGCAAAAGGCCGGCCCCGGGATGATGATCAGCTTCATCATTGCGGGTGCCGTCTGCGCGGTCGCCGCGCTCTGCTACTCCGAACTGGCATCGATGGTGCCCGTCTCGGGCTCCGCCTACACCTATACCTATGCCGTGATGGGCGAATTGCTCGCCTGGCTCGTCGGCTGGGCGCTCGTCCTCGAATATGCCGTCGCGGCCTCGGCCGTCTCGGTCGGGTGGTCGGGCTATTTCGTCGGGCAGATGCGCGGCTGGTTCGGGGTCGAATTGCCATTCGAGCTTGTGAACGGCCCCTTTGCCGGCGGCATCATCAACCTGCCCGCCGTGGTGATCGCGCTGCTCATCACCGCGCTGCTCGTCCGCGGCACCACTGAAAGCGCGCGCGTCAACGCGGTGCTCGTCGCGATCAAGGTCACTGCGCTCACCGCCTTCATCATCCTCGCGCTGCCCGTGATGAAGATGGAAAATTTCCAGCCCTTCCTGCCCTTGGGCTGGGCCAGCGGCGACGGCGCAGGCGTGATCGGCGCGGCTGCCTCGATCTTCTTCGCCTATGTCGGCTTCGACGCGGTGTCGACCGCGGCGGAAGAAACCAAGAACCCCCAGCGCAACGTCCCGCTCGGCCTGCTCGGCTCGCTCGCCATCTGCACCATCTTCTACATGCTCGTGGCCGCGGGCGCGATCGGTTCGCCGCTCGGCTCGCAGCCGGTGATGAGCGCGATGGGCGAATGGCTCGCGCCCGGTTCGACCGGCCTCGCCGATCGCTGCAAGGAACTCGCGGGGATGGGTCAGGAACCGCTGTCCTGCTCGAAGGAAGCGCTGGCGCATGTGCTGCGCGAAATCGGCTATCTCAACTTCGGCAATCTGATCGGCCTCGCGGCCTTCCTCGCGCTGCCGTCGGTCATCCTCGTGATGATCTATGGCCAGACGCGCATGTTCTTCGTGATGTCGCGTGACGGCCTGCTGCCCGAACGCCTGTCGAACGTCCATCCCAAGTGGAAGACGCCGCACATCATCACCTGCATCACGGGTGTCGGCGTCACGCTGGCCGCCGCGTTCCTGCCGGTGGGCAAGCTTGCCGATATCGCCAATGCCGGCACGCTCTTTGCGTTCTGCGCGGTCGCCATCGCCGTCGTGCTGCTCCGTCGCAAGGAACCGACGCGCCACCGGCCGTTCCGCACGCCCGCGCTGTGGCTCGTCGCCCCCGCCACGCTGATCGGCTGTGTCGTCCTTTACTGGCGTCTACCCTTCGATGCGAAGATGGTCCTGCCCATCTGGGGCGGCGTCGGCCTGCTGCTCTACTTCGCCTATGGCTATCGCAAGAGCCATCTGGGCCGTGGTCTGATCGAGGTCCACGAAACCGATCGGGATGCCCCGCCGCAGCCCGTTCCGCCCCTCCCCGATCTCTGA
- a CDS encoding SspB family protein → MSDDTPDSLIPYDEIVQEALRAVVGRVLGEVQQTGGLPGAHHFYITFKTAAPGVDIPRHLSERFPDEMTIVLQNKFWDLKVDDIGFEVGLSFNQIPARLVIPFAAITGFVDPAVNFALQFQAHHDAEPEPHDEPENDRPRAEPVEDGSNVVAVDFSRKK, encoded by the coding sequence ATGAGCGACGATACGCCCGATAGCCTGATTCCGTATGATGAGATCGTCCAGGAGGCGCTGCGCGCCGTCGTGGGCCGCGTGTTGGGCGAAGTGCAGCAAACCGGCGGATTGCCGGGCGCGCACCATTTCTACATCACCTTCAAGACGGCGGCGCCGGGTGTCGATATTCCGCGCCACCTGTCCGAGCGTTTCCCCGACGAGATGACCATCGTCCTCCAGAATAAGTTCTGGGATTTGAAGGTGGACGACATTGGTTTCGAGGTTGGCCTGAGCTTCAACCAGATCCCCGCAAGACTGGTTATCCCGTTCGCGGCGATCACCGGTTTCGTCGATCCGGCGGTGAATTTCGCGCTGCAGTTCCAGGCGCATCACGACGCCGAACCCGAACCGCATGACGAGCCCGAGAATGATCGCCCGCGCGCCGAGCCGGTGGAAGACGGGTCGAACGTCGTCGCTGTCGACTTCAGCCGCAAGAAATAA
- the hisA gene encoding 1-(5-phosphoribosyl)-5-[(5-phosphoribosylamino)methylideneamino]imidazole-4-carboxamide isomerase — protein MSLIIFPAIDLKGGQVVRLAEGDMDRATVYGDNPAAQALLFAEAGAGHLHVVDLDGAFAGNSVNGDAVKAIVEAFPGHVQLGGGIRTRESIERWFDLGVARVVIGTAALDNPELVREAARDFPGGIVVAVDARDGLVATKGWADVSDVPVVDMARRFEDAGVAALLFTDVGRDGLLKGCNVEATVDLARATDIPVIASGGVAGISDIHMLAIHARDGIEGVITGRALYDGRLDLKAALAIAAQ, from the coding sequence ATGAGCCTCATCATCTTCCCCGCCATCGATCTCAAGGGCGGCCAAGTCGTCCGCCTTGCCGAGGGCGATATGGACCGCGCCACCGTCTATGGTGACAACCCCGCCGCGCAGGCGCTGCTCTTCGCCGAAGCCGGCGCGGGCCATCTTCATGTCGTCGATCTCGACGGCGCCTTTGCCGGCAATTCGGTCAATGGTGATGCGGTAAAGGCAATCGTTGAGGCGTTTCCCGGCCATGTCCAGCTTGGCGGCGGCATCCGCACCCGCGAGTCGATCGAACGCTGGTTCGATCTCGGCGTGGCGCGCGTGGTGATCGGTACCGCCGCGCTCGACAATCCCGAACTGGTGCGCGAGGCCGCACGCGATTTCCCCGGCGGCATCGTCGTCGCGGTCGACGCGCGCGACGGTCTGGTCGCCACCAAGGGCTGGGCCGATGTGTCCGACGTACCCGTGGTCGACATGGCCCGCCGTTTCGAGGATGCGGGCGTCGCCGCGCTGCTCTTCACCGATGTCGGCCGCGACGGCCTGCTCAAGGGCTGCAATGTCGAGGCGACGGTCGATCTCGCGCGCGCCACCGACATTCCGGTCATCGCCTCGGGCGGCGTCGCGGGGATCAGCGACATCCACATGCTCGCCATCCATGCCCGCGACGGGATCGAAGGCGTCATCACCGGCCGCGCGCTGTATGACGGCCGGCTCGACCTCAAGGCCGCGCTGGCGATCGCCGCGCAATGA
- a CDS encoding phosphoribosyl-ATP diphosphatase, whose translation MTGTLARLEATIRERRKADPSQSYVAKLTQKGRGKIAQKLGEEAVEAVIAAMAGDRQELIGESADLLFHLGVLLADLDLSFDDVLAELDRREGTSGITEKASRPKD comes from the coding sequence ATGACCGGAACGCTCGCCAGGCTCGAAGCCACCATCCGGGAACGCCGCAAGGCCGATCCCAGCCAGTCCTATGTCGCCAAGCTCACGCAAAAGGGCCGCGGCAAGATCGCGCAAAAGCTGGGCGAGGAAGCCGTCGAGGCGGTGATCGCCGCCATGGCGGGCGACCGGCAGGAACTGATCGGCGAATCCGCCGATCTCCTCTTCCATCTCGGCGTGCTGCTCGCCGATCTCGACCTGTCGTTCGACGATGTCCTCGCCGAGCTTGACCGGCGCGAAGGCACGTCGGGGATCACTGAAAAAGCCTCGCGCCCAAAGGACTGA
- the hisB gene encoding imidazoleglycerol-phosphate dehydratase HisB, whose product MRTALIHRKTNETDIEVELDLDGTGIYQVSTGIGFLDHMLEQLSRHSLIDLRVKAIGDLHIDQHHTTEDCGIAIGEAVLKALGDRKGITRYGHAYAPMDETLTRCAIDISGRPYLVWKAEFTQPRLGDLDTELIEHWFHSFAGSAGITLHLEALYGRNNHHISESAFKALARALRIAIEIDPRKADSVPSTKGTLGGV is encoded by the coding sequence ATGCGCACGGCCCTTATTCATCGCAAGACGAACGAGACCGACATTGAAGTCGAACTCGATCTCGACGGTACCGGCATCTATCAGGTGTCGACCGGAATTGGCTTTCTCGATCATATGCTTGAGCAGCTTTCGCGGCACTCGCTGATCGATCTTCGGGTGAAGGCCATCGGCGATCTCCATATCGATCAGCACCACACCACCGAAGATTGCGGGATCGCGATCGGCGAAGCGGTGCTGAAGGCGCTGGGCGATCGCAAGGGCATCACCCGTTATGGCCATGCCTATGCGCCGATGGACGAAACGCTCACGCGCTGCGCGATCGATATTTCGGGCCGCCCCTATCTGGTGTGGAAGGCCGAGTTCACCCAGCCGCGTCTGGGCGATCTCGATACCGAGCTGATCGAACACTGGTTCCACAGCTTTGCGGGCTCGGCGGGCATCACGCTCCATCTCGAGGCGCTCTACGGGCGCAACAACCACCATATTTCGGAAAGCGCGTTCAAGGCGCTGGCCCGCGCGCTGCGCATCGCGATCGAGATCGATCCGCGCAAGGCCGATTCGGTGCCCTCGACCAAGGGAACGCTGGGGGGTGTCTGA